The Deltaproteobacteria bacterium genomic interval TCCCCATCGCTTTCAAAGATTCGGCAGAGCTTTCCCGACGCCTTCCGGGTGTGGCCCATCAGGGGATCGTCGGCGTGGTAGAGGCGTTCAGCTACGCTGAGCTGGACCGCGTTGTGGAAGACGCGCTTCAGGGCGGGGGCCACGGGCTCATCCTGGTGGCCGACCACATTACCGACCAGGGGAATCTGGGCGCCCTCATCCGGACCGCGGCCTTCTTCGGTGCCCACGGCATCATCATCCCGGCGGACCGGTCGGCCCGGATGGATCCGGCCATGCTCAAGCGTGCAGCCGGAGCCTGCGCCCATATCCCGATAGCCAAGGTGGTCAACATCGGACGCACACTGGATCTCCTGGCCAGGAAGGGATTCTGGATCATCGGCACCTCGGGCGATGCATCCACGTCCATCTACCGATTCGACTGGAACCGGCACGTGGTCCTGGTCCTGGGAAATGAGCAAAAGGGCCTCAGCAGGCCCGCCCTGAAATCATGTCACGAGATCGTGGGGATCCCTACGCAGGGCCCGGTTGAATCCCTTAATGTATCCGTGGCTGCCGGCGCCGTCCTTTCCGAAATTGCCCGCCAGAGAACCTCCTGACCCACCACACCTGAGATGGCCACCCGGATTACCTATCCTTTGCCCGGCGCTCCTCTCTTTCCCCTTGCCCCGGAATATCCTGCTGTAGTATTTTTGTAATTAAAGGCCGATGGACAGCTCTGGTCGGGCGGTCCTGCTGGTTACGTTGCCGGCTTTCTGAATAACGCCCAAAGAGAAGCGAAAGGCCCTTGCCTATGGAATTCGCAATCCTCTCGTTTGCATCTCTCTTCATCATTGTCGATCCGATCGGCATTATCCCTGTTTTCCTTGCCATGACCCCCCACAACACTGCCGCAGAAAGGATCAAAATGGCAGGATTGGCCTGTGTCATTTCTCTGTTAATCCTGGTCGCTTTCGCCTTAATGGGAAATACCCTCTTGAGTATTTTCGGCATCACCTTGCCGGCCTTTGAAATCGCAGGCGGAGTGATTCTATTGCTGGTGGGGATAGACATGCTTCAGGCCAGGCGCACCCAGGTGAAAGAAACCTATGAAGAACAGGTGGAAGGTACAAGCAAAGAGGATATTGCCGTCACCCCTCTGGCGGTTCCCATGCTGGCGGGGCCCGGCGCCATTACCACCGTCATTCTTCTGAGCAGCCAGGCATCAACCTGGGTTCAAAGAGGCATTCTGGTTATCAATATTCTCATCGTCATTGCTCTCACCTTTTCCATCCTTTCCTTTGTGACTCTTCGGACCCGGCATCTCAACATAATTGTCCTGAAGATAATGGTGCGGGTGATGGGCCTCATTCTTACGGCGATTGCCGTTCAGTTCATTTTAAACGGCATGGTTCAGATACCATTTCCCGGTTCATAGGAAGCATCTGGGAGTGATGCTGCGATACGGACCCATGCCGGTGATGCGGGGCTGATCATCCATGCCGGATCTCAATCCTCCATATTTGCGATCTCTCCGGCCGGAAGCCCCAGTTCTCCGGCCCGCAGCACCCGCCTGAGGAGTTTTCCGCTCCGGGTCTTGGGGAGCCGTTCCAGGAAGCTCAATTCCTTGACGATAATATCGGCGGAGAGGCTCGCCTTGACAAAGGTCTTGATCTCGTGATTGAGCCGTGCCGACGGCGTAAAGCCCTTGTTGACGGTTATAAAGGCCTTCAGATAAGAGACCCCTTCGTCCGGTTCCGCACCCTTTGAAATGACTGCCGCCTCTGACACCGCCGGGTGCATGCAGAGGATCTGCTCGATCTCGTAAGGCCCGATCACCTTGTGCCCGCCGGCCTTGATGAGATCGTCGTTGCGGCCCTGGTGAAAATAGTACCCTTCGTCATCCATAATGGCGATATCGCCTGTAAGAAACCATCCATTCTCATTGAAATACGCCCGGTACCGGCCCTCATCCAGCCATAGACCGGTCATCATGGCGGGCCATCCGGACCTGATGGCCAGTTCTCCAAGGCTCAGGGGGGGCATGGGTTCGCCCTCTTCATCCAGAATAGCGACCTGGACCCCGGGGACCGGCCTTCCCATGGCGCCGGGCTTGATGTCCATGGAAGGAAAATTGGCCACGCAGATCATCCCGGTCTCCGTCATCCAGTAGGTATCGTGAGGCGATCGCCCCAGGTGCTGTTTTACCCAGTAGAAGATATCCGGCACCAGGGGGGCGCCCACCGTCGCCATGTGCCGCAGATGGGACATGTCGTAGCGGCTGGCCAGATTGGCTCCCGCCTCTTTCAGCCTCATCAGGGTGCGGGGAGTGGTGTACCAGACCGAGACGTTGTGCTTTTCGAGGGTCCAATACCAGTTGGCAGGCTCAAATGGATCGCCCTGAACAAGGGCCGTGGCCCCGCACAGCCAGGGGCCAAGCACCCCGTACACGATCCCCGTGACCCAGGCCGGGTCCGCATCCACCCATAAGATGGTATCCTCCCGCATATCGAGGGCGTCTCTGGCCGTACTGAGTATCCCCACCATGTCGTCGTGGGCGTGTACGACCCCTTTGGGAGGACCGGTGGAGCCCGACGTATAGCTGAGATAGAGCGGGGCGCGAGGCGGCATCCAGATAGTGGAAAACTCGGTGGGCATCTGTTGGGGAATGCCGCTCACCAAAATCTCATTGGGGAGGAGATTCGGAAGCGGACCTTCGGTCAGAAAGACGAAATCCGTGTGGTCCTGGATATCCGCCGGGAGCATCTCGGCCAGGTCAGGATGGGTCAGTATCCCCCTGGGGACTGCATCCGAAATGCGGACGCTGACTTCATCAAAGGTGGATGTGGCATAGACCGGACAGAAGAGGGCGCCGATCCGTGCGCATGCCAGGAGGGCGAAATAGATCTCCGGACAGGGAGGGAGAAAGACAAACAACCGGTCCCCGGTTTCGAACCCGTATCGTACCAGGAGGTTGGCCCACTGGGATGACTTTTCCTTTAACTGGAGATAGGTGTATGCGGCAACCGTATCTCCCTTTTCAAAGATAAGGGCCTTCCGGTCCTTTCGCTCCGGATCCATGGCCCACCGGTCTACGGCCTCATGGGCGATATTGACCCTGCCGGTGGTGTGCCAGGTGAACTGTTCCTCGATATCCGACCAGTTGAAGCTCCGATACCTCTCGTTATAGTCACCGAGATTCGCCTCAGGATCCTCTGCCGGCACCCGGGCCTTGATCATGAATGCCCTCCCTTTTTTTCAGAATTCAGGGGTTTCGCCCCCCGTTGGAATGCTCCGGTCTACCAGACGCCGTACCCCTGGTGAATGGCGCGGGCCCTCGCCACCATATCAACTACCTGTTGGGTCTCCATACCGGCCGCGTCCTCCACATGGCCGGGCGTGAGCAGGGCAAGAACCACCTCCTTCACAGAGGCGGCCAGGGCCCTGGGGCAGTAACCGCCTTCCAGGGCAAAAAGGATCGGAGGGTCGCCGATCTCCGCCCGCCATTCCATAAGAAGACGGGCCAGCCTGCCGAATACCTTCTCACTCAGGTGCGAACGCCCGATAGGATCTTCCTCATGGGCGTCAAAACCCGCAGCCGCCAGGATCAACTGGGGCTGGTAGGCCCTCATCACAGGACCCGCCATCGCCTGGTAGAGATGCACGAATTCCCCATCCGTCAGGTCCCTGGGCAGCGGGATATTGATGGTATAGCCTGTCCCCGCCCCTTCTCCAACATCCTCCCAGTCTCCGGTATACGGATAGAGCATCGGGTCGTGGGTGGAAAAATAGAGAATCTCATTTTCACTGTGAAACAGGTCATGAATCCCGTTGCCGTGGTGGATATCAAAATCGATGATGAGAATTCGCCGCAGTCCATATGCCTGCATGGCATATCGCGCCGCGATCCCGATGTTGTTGAACACACAGAATCCCCCGGCCCGGTCCTTGAGGGCATGGTGACCCGGCGGCCGGATCAGACAGAAGGCGACATCCACTGAACGGTCCATCAGGCGGTCGAGGGCCTTCACGCAGCCGCCCACCGCCAGCCAGCTTGCCAGATAGGTCTCGGCGCTCGCAGGCGTATCCGGGGACAGGCTGGTATACCGGTGATCGGCCGTCTTCAGGACCCGCTTGACATAGGACGGGGTGTGAACCAGCTCCAGATGTTCCAAGGTTGCCGGCTGCGGATCAATAGGAATCAGATCCCCGCTGAAATCGCCATCCAACATCCGGTATACCGCTTTGAGGCGGTTCGGATGTTCCGGATGGGTGTGGCCCGGTTTGTGGAGGAGGTATCTTTCATCCCGGACAATGCCGACCCGGGTTTGCCGGTTGCTCGTTACTGGTAGGGGGCTCACCCTCTCATCCTCTTAACTTCTCACCTTCTGGTTACTCGCTGCTGGTTGCCCGTTGCTGGTTGCTCGTTACGGGTCGGAGCGAAGCGGAGATCCCGCGTTACGCGGGATTGCTGGTAGGGGGCTCCCCCTCTGACCCTCTTAACTTCTCACCTTCTTCTTCCGACTCTGGTTGCTCGTTACGGGTTGCCGGGTGTTATTCATGGCTGTGAAGCTGTTCCAGTTTCTTCCTTCCGCGCTCCGCGTTCACCACGAGGGTCCATTCCCGGGACTGTTCAATCAACCATCATCCATCGACAATCATCAGTCCCCGCCCTTCCCCTGTATCAGGTCCTGGATGACTGCGGGATCTGCAATGGTGGAGGTATCCCCCAGTTCATCGATCTTTCCGGCGGCGATCTTCTGGAGGATCCGTCTCATGATCTTGCCGCTCCGGGTCTTGGGGAGACCGTCGGCCCATTGGATTACGTCGGGGCTGGCGATCGGTCCGATCTCGGTCCGGACCAGCTTGACCAGCTCCTTTTTCAGATCGTCTGACTTCTGAACAGCCGTATTCAGGGTGACAAAGGCATAGATCCCCTGCCCTTTCACCGGGTGGGGATAGCCCACCACCGCCGCCTCAGCCACCTTTTCGTGGAGGACCAGGGCGGATTCGATTTCAGCCGTCCCCAGGCGATGCCCGGAGACATTGATCACGTCGTCGATCCTTCCGATGATCCAGAAATAGCCGTCTTCATCCTTCTTGGCGCCGTCGCCGGAAAAATACATCCCCGGAACCTGACTGAAATAGGTCTCGATAAACCGGTCATGATCCCCGTAGACCGTTCGCGCCATCCCCGGCCAGGGTCTGCGGATGCAGAGCACCCCCTCTTGCCCGGGAAAGCGCGCCTCCTCCCCGGTATCGTCAAGAATCACCGGATCCACCCCGAAAAAGGGGAATGCGCATGACCCAGGCTTGATAGGCGAAACCGCCGGAAGGGGCGTCAGCATATGCCCGCCTGTTTCGGTCTGCCACCAGGTGTCCATGATCGGGCACCAGTCCCTCCCCACATGGTGATAATACCACCGCCAGGCCTCCGGGTTGATCGGCTCGCCCACCGAACCTAAAATCTTGAGGGAGGAGATGTCGTGCGCCTCGACATAGCTGGACCCTTCCTTGGCCAGGGCGCGGATCACGGTCGGGGCCGTATAGAATTTGCTGACCCTGTAACGTTCCACGATTTCCCAGTATCGCCCGTAATCCGGGTACGTGGGGACTCCTTCGAACAAAACGCTGGTGAGCCCGTTGGCCAGGGGGCCGTAGACGCCATAGGTGTGCCCGGTGACCCAGCCGATATCCGCAGTGCACCAGAAGACCTCGTCCTCCTTGAGATCGAAGACCAGCCGGGTGGTCATGGCCGCATACAGGAGGTAGCCCCCATGGGTATGGACCACGCCTTTGGGTTTTCCCGTGCTGCCGCTCGTATAGAGGATGAAGAGGGGGTCTTCGGCGTCCATGGATACAGGGGCCACATGGTCGGGGAGCGACGGATCCGACATGGCCTCATGCCACCACACCTCGCGACGGGGATCGAGCTCGAGGCCCAGACCCGCCCGGTCCATTACGATCACGGTCTCCACGTCGCGGCAGTCCTTCAATGCGTCATCAACGGTATTTTTGAGGGGGATGGCCTTGCCTGCACGGAAGCTCCCGTCCACCGTCACTACCAGTCTTGCCCCGCAGTCCTTGATGCGGTTTGCCAGGGCCTCTGAGCTGAATCCCCCGAAAACCACACTGTGGACGGCCCCGATCCTGGCACAGGCCAGCATGGTCACCGGCAGTTCGATGATGACCGGCATGTAGATGATTACACGATCGCCTTTCCGAACCCCCTTCGCCTTCAGTACCGCCGCCATCCGGTTGACCTGTTCGTATAATTCCCGGTAGGTGACCGACTTGGCATCCGACGGATTGTCGCCCTCCCAGTAATAGGCGGTCTTGTCCCCGGCATTCTCCAGATGCCGGTCCAGACAGTTGGCGCAGACATTGAGTCTGCCGCCGTTGAACCATGCGATCCGCCCTTCTTCAAAATCATAATCGAGC includes:
- the acs gene encoding acetate--CoA ligase, with protein sequence MTETPKWYDAHISHFQEVAYIKNREDYDRLYRESIESPETFWAEQAEEYLTWEKKWNSVLDYDFEEGRIAWFNGGRLNVCANCLDRHLENAGDKTAYYWEGDNPSDAKSVTYRELYEQVNRMAAVLKAKGVRKGDRVIIYMPVIIELPVTMLACARIGAVHSVVFGGFSSEALANRIKDCGARLVVTVDGSFRAGKAIPLKNTVDDALKDCRDVETVIVMDRAGLGLELDPRREVWWHEAMSDPSLPDHVAPVSMDAEDPLFILYTSGSTGKPKGVVHTHGGYLLYAAMTTRLVFDLKEDEVFWCTADIGWVTGHTYGVYGPLANGLTSVLFEGVPTYPDYGRYWEIVERYRVSKFYTAPTVIRALAKEGSSYVEAHDISSLKILGSVGEPINPEAWRWYYHHVGRDWCPIMDTWWQTETGGHMLTPLPAVSPIKPGSCAFPFFGVDPVILDDTGEEARFPGQEGVLCIRRPWPGMARTVYGDHDRFIETYFSQVPGMYFSGDGAKKDEDGYFWIIGRIDDVINVSGHRLGTAEIESALVLHEKVAEAAVVGYPHPVKGQGIYAFVTLNTAVQKSDDLKKELVKLVRTEIGPIASPDVIQWADGLPKTRSGKIMRRILQKIAAGKIDELGDTSTIADPAVIQDLIQGKGGD
- a CDS encoding histone deacetylase, which produces MSPLPVTSNRQTRVGIVRDERYLLHKPGHTHPEHPNRLKAVYRMLDGDFSGDLIPIDPQPATLEHLELVHTPSYVKRVLKTADHRYTSLSPDTPASAETYLASWLAVGGCVKALDRLMDRSVDVAFCLIRPPGHHALKDRAGGFCVFNNIGIAARYAMQAYGLRRILIIDFDIHHGNGIHDLFHSENEILYFSTHDPMLYPYTGDWEDVGEGAGTGYTINIPLPRDLTDGEFVHLYQAMAGPVMRAYQPQLILAAAGFDAHEEDPIGRSHLSEKVFGRLARLLMEWRAEIGDPPILFALEGGYCPRALAASVKEVVLALLTPGHVEDAAGMETQQVVDMVARARAIHQGYGVW
- the rlmB gene encoding 23S rRNA (guanosine(2251)-2'-O)-methyltransferase RlmB translates to MKPRKSEIPSLIPGFHGVREALIQGNRTVQEIWIASGKKLGRSEEILRMAKERKIPIAFKDSAELSRRLPGVAHQGIVGVVEAFSYAELDRVVEDALQGGGHGLILVADHITDQGNLGALIRTAAFFGAHGIIIPADRSARMDPAMLKRAAGACAHIPIAKVVNIGRTLDLLARKGFWIIGTSGDASTSIYRFDWNRHVVLVLGNEQKGLSRPALKSCHEIVGIPTQGPVESLNVSVAAGAVLSEIARQRTS
- a CDS encoding AMP-binding protein; the protein is MIKARVPAEDPEANLGDYNERYRSFNWSDIEEQFTWHTTGRVNIAHEAVDRWAMDPERKDRKALIFEKGDTVAAYTYLQLKEKSSQWANLLVRYGFETGDRLFVFLPPCPEIYFALLACARIGALFCPVYATSTFDEVSVRISDAVPRGILTHPDLAEMLPADIQDHTDFVFLTEGPLPNLLPNEILVSGIPQQMPTEFSTIWMPPRAPLYLSYTSGSTGPPKGVVHAHDDMVGILSTARDALDMREDTILWVDADPAWVTGIVYGVLGPWLCGATALVQGDPFEPANWYWTLEKHNVSVWYTTPRTLMRLKEAGANLASRYDMSHLRHMATVGAPLVPDIFYWVKQHLGRSPHDTYWMTETGMICVANFPSMDIKPGAMGRPVPGVQVAILDEEGEPMPPLSLGELAIRSGWPAMMTGLWLDEGRYRAYFNENGWFLTGDIAIMDDEGYYFHQGRNDDLIKAGGHKVIGPYEIEQILCMHPAVSEAAVISKGAEPDEGVSYLKAFITVNKGFTPSARLNHEIKTFVKASLSADIIVKELSFLERLPKTRSGKLLRRVLRAGELGLPAGEIANMED
- a CDS encoding MarC family protein, with amino-acid sequence MEFAILSFASLFIIVDPIGIIPVFLAMTPHNTAAERIKMAGLACVISLLILVAFALMGNTLLSIFGITLPAFEIAGGVILLLVGIDMLQARRTQVKETYEEQVEGTSKEDIAVTPLAVPMLAGPGAITTVILLSSQASTWVQRGILVINILIVIALTFSILSFVTLRTRHLNIIVLKIMVRVMGLILTAIAVQFILNGMVQIPFPGS